The Odocoileus virginianus isolate 20LAN1187 ecotype Illinois chromosome 30, Ovbor_1.2, whole genome shotgun sequence genome window below encodes:
- the TXLNA gene encoding alpha-taxilin isoform X1, whose translation MKNQDKKNGPAKQSGNTSNPKNTPGQPEAGPEGAQGRPSQSAPATEAEGSTSQAAGKAEGAQAKSAQSGALQDVSEELSRQLEDILSTYCVDNSQGGPGEDVAQGEPAEPEDAEKSRTYASRNGEPEPETPVVNGEKEISKGEPGPDEIRTSDEVVDRDHRRPQEKKKAKGLGKEITLLMQTLNTLSTPEEKLAALCKKYAELLEEHRNSQKQMKLLQKKQSQLVQEKDHLRGEHSKAVLARSKLESLCRELQRHNRSLKEEGVQRAREEEEKRKEVTSHFQVTLNDIQLQMEQHNERNSKLRQENVELAERLKKLIEQYELREEHIDKVFKHKDLQQQLVDAKLQQAQEMLKEAEERHQREKDFLLKEAVESQRMCELMKQQETHLKQQLALYTEKFEEFQNTLSKSSEVFTTFKQEMEKMTKKIKKLEKETTMYRSRWESSNKALLEMAEEKTLRDKELEGLQVKIQRLEKLCRALQSERNDLNKRVQDLSAGGQAPLTDSGPERRAEAANASKEQGAEGPGVQTPSSPRATEAPCCPGALSTDPSGQTGPQEPTSITA comes from the exons ATGAAGAACCAAGACAAAAAGAATGGGCCTGCCAAGCAATCAGGCAACACTTCCAACCCCAAAAACACTCCGGGGCAACCGGAAGCAGGACCTGAGGGAGCCCAGGGGCGGCCCAGCCAGTCGGCTCCTGCGACAGAAGCTGAAGGTTCCACCAGCCAGGCTGCAGGGAAGGCAGAGG GAGCACAAGCCAAGAGTGCTCAGTCTGGAGCCCTCCAGGATGTCTCTGAGGAGTTGAGCCGCCAGCTGGAAGACATCCTCAGTACATACTGCGTGGACAACAGTCAGGGGGGCCCAGGCGAGGATGTGGCACAGGGTGAGCCTGCTGAACCCGAAGATGCAGAGAAGTCCCGGACCTATGCCTCGAGGAATGGGGAGCCTGAGCCAGAGACTCCAGTAGTCAATGGTGAGAAGGAAATCTCCAAGGGGGAGCCGGGCCCGGACGAGATCCGGACCAGTGATGAGGTCGTTGACCGAGACCACCGAAGGCCACAGGAGAAGAAGAAAGCCAAGGGTCTGG GAAAGGAGATCACGTTACTGATGCAGACGCTGAACACGCTGAGTACCCCTGAGGAGAAGCTCGCGGCTCTGTGCAAGAAGTATGCCGAGCTG CTGGAAGAGCACCGGAACTCCCAGAAGCAGATGAAGCTCTTGCAGAAGAAGCAGAGCCAGCTGGTGCAGGAGAAGGACCACCTGCGCGGCGAGCACAGCAAGGCCGTGCTGGCCCGCAGCAAGCTCGAGAGCCTCTGCCGCGAGCTGCAGCGCCATAACCGCTCCCTCAAG GAAGAAGGTGTGCAGCGGgcccgggaggaggaggagaaacgcAAGGAAGTGACCTCGCACTTCCAGGTGACACTGAATGACATCCAGCTGCAGATGGAGCAGCACAATGAGCGCAATTCCAAGCTACGCCAGGAGAACGTGGAGCTGGCTGAAAGGCTCAAGAAGCTGATCGAGCAGTATGAGCTGCGGGAGGAG CACATTGACAAAGTCTTCAAACACAAGGACCTGCAGCAGCAGCTGGTGGACGCCAAGCTCCAGCAggcccaggagatgctgaaggaggCCGAGGAGAGGCACCAGCGGGAGAAGGATTTT CTCCTCAAAGAGGCTGTGGAGTCCCAGAGGATGTGTGAGCTGATGAAGCAGCAGGAGACCCACCTGAAACAGCAG CTTGCCCTGTACACTGAGAAGTTTGAGGAGTTCCAGAACACTCTTTCCAAAAGCAGTGAGGTCTTCACCAcattcaaacaggagatggaaaag ATGACTAAGAAGATcaagaagctggaaaaagaaaccaCCATGTACCGGTCCCGGTGGGAAAGCAGCAACAAGGCCCTGCTGGAGATGGCCGAGGAG AAAACACTCCGGGACAAAGAGCTGGAGGGCCTGCAGGTGAAAATCCAGCGGCTGGAGAAGCTGTGCCGAGCGCTGCAGTCAGAGCGCAATGACCTGAACAAGAGGGTGCAGGACCTGAGTGCTGGAGGCCAGGCTCCCCTCACTGACAGTGGCCCTGAGCGAAGGGCAGAGGCTGCCAATGCCTCTAAGGAACAGGGTGCCGAGGGGCCCGGGGTTCAAACTCCGAGCTCCCCAAGGGCCACAGAAGCTCCTTGCTGCCCTGGAGCACTGAGCACAGACCCTTCAGGCCAAACGGGGCCCCAGGAGCCCACCTCCATCACTGCCTAG
- the TXLNA gene encoding alpha-taxilin isoform X2: MQTLNTLSTPEEKLAALCKKYAELLEEHRNSQKQMKLLQKKQSQLVQEKDHLRGEHSKAVLARSKLESLCRELQRHNRSLKEEGVQRAREEEEKRKEVTSHFQVTLNDIQLQMEQHNERNSKLRQENVELAERLKKLIEQYELREEHIDKVFKHKDLQQQLVDAKLQQAQEMLKEAEERHQREKDFLLKEAVESQRMCELMKQQETHLKQQLALYTEKFEEFQNTLSKSSEVFTTFKQEMEKMTKKIKKLEKETTMYRSRWESSNKALLEMAEEKTLRDKELEGLQVKIQRLEKLCRALQSERNDLNKRVQDLSAGGQAPLTDSGPERRAEAANASKEQGAEGPGVQTPSSPRATEAPCCPGALSTDPSGQTGPQEPTSITA, encoded by the exons ATGCAGACGCTGAACACGCTGAGTACCCCTGAGGAGAAGCTCGCGGCTCTGTGCAAGAAGTATGCCGAGCTG CTGGAAGAGCACCGGAACTCCCAGAAGCAGATGAAGCTCTTGCAGAAGAAGCAGAGCCAGCTGGTGCAGGAGAAGGACCACCTGCGCGGCGAGCACAGCAAGGCCGTGCTGGCCCGCAGCAAGCTCGAGAGCCTCTGCCGCGAGCTGCAGCGCCATAACCGCTCCCTCAAG GAAGAAGGTGTGCAGCGGgcccgggaggaggaggagaaacgcAAGGAAGTGACCTCGCACTTCCAGGTGACACTGAATGACATCCAGCTGCAGATGGAGCAGCACAATGAGCGCAATTCCAAGCTACGCCAGGAGAACGTGGAGCTGGCTGAAAGGCTCAAGAAGCTGATCGAGCAGTATGAGCTGCGGGAGGAG CACATTGACAAAGTCTTCAAACACAAGGACCTGCAGCAGCAGCTGGTGGACGCCAAGCTCCAGCAggcccaggagatgctgaaggaggCCGAGGAGAGGCACCAGCGGGAGAAGGATTTT CTCCTCAAAGAGGCTGTGGAGTCCCAGAGGATGTGTGAGCTGATGAAGCAGCAGGAGACCCACCTGAAACAGCAG CTTGCCCTGTACACTGAGAAGTTTGAGGAGTTCCAGAACACTCTTTCCAAAAGCAGTGAGGTCTTCACCAcattcaaacaggagatggaaaag ATGACTAAGAAGATcaagaagctggaaaaagaaaccaCCATGTACCGGTCCCGGTGGGAAAGCAGCAACAAGGCCCTGCTGGAGATGGCCGAGGAG AAAACACTCCGGGACAAAGAGCTGGAGGGCCTGCAGGTGAAAATCCAGCGGCTGGAGAAGCTGTGCCGAGCGCTGCAGTCAGAGCGCAATGACCTGAACAAGAGGGTGCAGGACCTGAGTGCTGGAGGCCAGGCTCCCCTCACTGACAGTGGCCCTGAGCGAAGGGCAGAGGCTGCCAATGCCTCTAAGGAACAGGGTGCCGAGGGGCCCGGGGTTCAAACTCCGAGCTCCCCAAGGGCCACAGAAGCTCCTTGCTGCCCTGGAGCACTGAGCACAGACCCTTCAGGCCAAACGGGGCCCCAGGAGCCCACCTCCATCACTGCCTAG